In one window of Miscanthus floridulus cultivar M001 chromosome 12, ASM1932011v1, whole genome shotgun sequence DNA:
- the LOC136497451 gene encoding uncharacterized protein isoform X2 has protein sequence MGRIGDLRIARLNLLTVSWIRNRVPPGGVRWEEAQQEARCKRPGPPQLLARADGQTRCWPVASCCSLSVGSETACLRGVCGGRRHSKRHAASDLGHRSYWPGLMAKRAVTTEGMTQDADEILYEVE, from the exons ATGGGCCGCATCGGGGATCTGCGTATAGCGCGACTCAATCTGCTCACTGTCAGTTGGATCAGAAACCGCGTGCCTCCGGGGGGTGTGCGGTGGGAGGAGGCACAGCAAGAGGCACGCTGCAAGCGACCTGGGCCACCGCAGCTACTGGCCAGGGCTGATGGCCAAACGCGCTG TTGGCCAGTTGCCTCTTGCTGCTCACTGTCAGTTGGATCAGAAACCGCGTGCCTCCGGGGGGTGTGCGGTGGGAGGAGGCACAGCAAGAGGCACGCTGCAAGCGACCTGGGCCACCGCAGCTACTGGCCAGGGCTGATGGCCAAACGCGCTG TAACAACTGAAGGAATGACGCAAGATGCTGATGAGATTTTGTATGAGGTTGAATAA
- the LOC136497451 gene encoding uncharacterized protein isoform X1, translating to MGRIGDLRIARLNLLTVSWIRNRVPPGGVRWEEAQQEARCKRPGPPQLLARADGQTRCWPVASCCSLSVGSETACLRGVCGGRRHSKRHAASDLGHRSYWPGLMAKRAVGQLPLADIYLRSFTSKRTG from the exons ATGGGCCGCATCGGGGATCTGCGTATAGCGCGACTCAATCTGCTCACTGTCAGTTGGATCAGAAACCGCGTGCCTCCGGGGGGTGTGCGGTGGGAGGAGGCACAGCAAGAGGCACGCTGCAAGCGACCTGGGCCACCGCAGCTACTGGCCAGGGCTGATGGCCAAACGCGCTG TTGGCCAGTTGCCTCTTGCTGCTCACTGTCAGTTGGATCAGAAACCGCGTGCCTCCGGGGGGTGTGCGGTGGGAGGAGGCACAGCAAGAGGCACGCTGCAAGCGACCTGGGCCACCGCAGCTACTGGCCAGGGCTGATGGCCAAACGCGCTG TTGGCCAGTTGCCTCTTGCAGACATatatttacgatcgtttacgagcaagcgaacaggctga
- the LOC136497451 gene encoding uncharacterized protein isoform X3 produces MGRIGDLRIARLNLLTVSWIRNRVPPGGVRWEEAQQEARCKRPGPPQLLARADGQTRCWPVASCCSLSVGSETACLRGVCGGRRHSKRHAASDLGHRSYWPGLMAKRAGS; encoded by the exons ATGGGCCGCATCGGGGATCTGCGTATAGCGCGACTCAATCTGCTCACTGTCAGTTGGATCAGAAACCGCGTGCCTCCGGGGGGTGTGCGGTGGGAGGAGGCACAGCAAGAGGCACGCTGCAAGCGACCTGGGCCACCGCAGCTACTGGCCAGGGCTGATGGCCAAACGCGCTG TTGGCCAGTTGCCTCTTGCTGCTCACTGTCAGTTGGATCAGAAACCGCGTGCCTCCGGGGGGTGTGCGGTGGGAGGAGGCACAGCAAGAGGCACGCTGCAAGCGACCTGGGCCACCGCAGCTACTGGCCAGGGCTGATGGCCAAACGCGCTG GGAGCTAA
- the LOC136496925 gene encoding putative glucuronosyltransferase PGSIP8 — MGWSAGLWWLVAAVSAAAAAAEGEVAAVAAAPRRHAYASMMYMGTPRDYEFYVATRVMMRSLRRLSADADRVVIASLDVPPLWVQALKDDGVKVVSVENLKNPYEKQENFNMRFKLTLNKLYAWSLVSYERVVMLDSDNIFLQNTDELFQCGQFCAVFINPCIFHTGLFVLQPSMDVFKNMLHELAVGRENPDGADQGFLASYFPDLLDQPMFHPPANGTKLQGTYRLPLGYQMDASYYYLKLRWSIPCGPNSVITFPSAPWFKPWYWWSWPVLPLGLSWHEQRRENLGYSSEIPVVLIQAVLYIGVIAVTRLARPSLSKMCYNRRMEKNTMFLLSLLRVVAAWSILAAYTIPFFIIPRTVHPLLGWPLYLLGSLSLSSIVINVFLLHPMTVLTTWFGFIGVLLVMAFPWYLNGVVRALAVFAYAFCCAPLIWASLVKTMSSLHVLIERDAFRLGEPNQNAEFTKLVLRWARQIHMID, encoded by the exons ATGGGGTGGTCCGCGGGGCTGTGGTGGCTCGTGGCGGcggtgtcggcggcggcggcggcggcggagggtgaGGTCGCGGCCGTCGCGGCGGCGCCGAGGCGGCACGCGTACGCGTCCATGATGTACATGGGCACGCCACGGGACTACGAGTTCTACGTCGCCACGCGCGTCATGATGCGGTCCCTGCGCCGGCTCAGCGCCGACGCCGACCGCGTCGTGATTGCGTCCCTCGACGTCCCGCCGCTCTGGGTCCAGGCGCT GAAAGATGATGGTGTAAAGGTGGTCTCTGTGGAGAATTTGAAAAATCCTTATGAGAAACAAGAAAATTTCAACATGCGATTCAAGTTGACTTTAAACAAGCTGTATGCATGGAGCTTGGTTTCGTATGAGCGAGTTGTTATGCTTGACTCTGACAACATTTTCCTCCAAAATACTGATGAGTTATTTCAGTGTGGTCAGTTCTGTGCTGTCTTCATCAATCCCTGCATCTTCCATACAGGTCTCTTTGTGCTTCAG CCCTCAATGGACGTTTTTAAGAACATGCTACATGAGCTAGCGGTTGGACGTGAAAACCCAGATGGTGCAGACCAAGGCTTCCTTGCTAGTTATTTCCCAGACTTGCTTGATCAGCCAATGTTCCATCCACCAGCTAATGGTACAAAACTTCAGGGTACTTATCGCCTCCCTCTAGGCTACCAGATGGACGCGTCTTACTATT ATCTGAAGCTTCGCTGGAGTATTCCATGTGGACCGAACAGTGTGATTACATTTCCGAGTGCTCCATGGTTTAAGCCATGGTACTGGTGGTCTTGGCCAGTTTTACCTTTGGGGCTCTCTTGGCATGAACAACGTCGTGAAAACCTAGG GTATTCATCGGAGATACCAGTAGTATTAATTCAGGCTGTACTGTACATTGGAGTCATAGCAGTGACCCGACTGGCGCGGCCTAGCTTGTCCAAGATGTGCTACAACCGAAGAATGGAGAAAAACACTATGTTCTTGCTCTCCCTTCTGAGAGTAGTGGCAGCTTGGTCCATACTTGCTGCCTACACCATACCCTTCTTCATCATCCCAAGGACCGTCCATCCACTGCTTGGCTGGCCTCTCTACTTGCTtggttctctctctctttcttccaTTGTGATCAACGTTTTCCTCCTCCACCCGATGACCGTCCTCACAACATGGTTTGGATTCATCGGCGTGCTATTGGTGATGGCCTTCCCTTGGTATCTAAATGGTGTTGTCAGGGCATTGGCAGTGTTTGCCTATGCGTTCTGCTGCGCACCCTTGATCTGGGCATCTTTGGTCAAGACAATGAGCTCCTTGCATGTCCTGATCGAGAGGGATGCATTCAGGCTCGGAGAACCTAACCAGAACGCCGAGTTCACAAAGCTAGTACTGAGGTGGGCACGGCAGATACATATGATTGATTGA